The stretch of DNA gcatctaatctgtggctaacgcgtggtgaactctcttcagtagtagaagccgacatgatagccatccaggacaggataatgccgacgagaaactgcaggcggtacgtctggcatcaagacgttgatgacatttgccggatgtgccatcaaccaggtgaaaacatagagcacattatgggaggctgtcccgttttggccaacgcagcctacaccgagcgccacaacaacgtggcccgtattgttcatcgacaactggcgctccaatgtgctctactggaagacaacgtaccaaactaccggtacctgcctgcacctgtcctggaaaatgaccgtttcaagctgtactgggatcgcactgttctgaccgacctctcgatccaccacaaccggccagatataatggtttacgacaagagcgaccgcaaagtcaccatcatcgatgtcgctattccactgaaccagaatctggaggagacccacggtcgcaaaatctgcaagtaccgaccattggccgtggagctcaaggaactgtgggggctaagggaggtcccaagaattgttccagtcgttctctctggaactggaattgtcccgaagacacttctggaagcgctaaaggtgttgaatatggagaaggaattggccggcatccaaaagtcggtcatccttagcacctgcgcgattgtccgacaatttctcggtcaggactgaaacagcacgagcatgcagatacgtgcattccgcagagcctagtccccctttggcattcagaagcccgggggcaggtgaaaattctggctaggttcgcctagttaagaagtgagataagtctgttaaaaaaaaaatttgtgggCCACATTGTGGTATTCCACAATGTCCTGTTGTTCCAATGCGGCACTAAGCTCTATTGTGCTTTCTTCTCAGTCTTCTTGGGCAACAAAACGGCCTGAATGTTCGGCAGAACACCACCCTGAGCGATGGTGACTCCCGAAAGCAGTTTGTTCAGTTCTTCGTCGTTCCGAATGGCTAACTGTAGATGGCGCGGGATTATTCTAGATTTCTTGTTGTCCCGAGCTGCGTTGCCGGCCAACTCCAACACTTCGGCACTCAAATACTCCATCACGGCGGCCAGATAAACGGGGGCTCCTCCTCCCACCCGCTCGGCGTAGTTTCCTCTCTTGAGCAGACGATGAATACGGCCCACCGGGAACTGGAGTCCGGCCCGATTCGAGCGGGACTTAGACTTGCCCTTGATTTTGCCTCCTTTTCCGCGTCCAGACATATTCGATTCCTTGGTTAGCTAGTCGTAGGTGAGCGTATCAGAAGCTAagtaggttctcaaatggggatcaacatagggtaggagcctgcctgttggtctcaaatgttcctatctcacgcctccacgaagatcatatgacgacatttttagatcgggcgtgaactggaaacacacacctggtcttggctccgagaacgggtgtcgaaagtggctaagtgagggggtgcgagcgagtcagagcgctatatctctcccggggaaggcctcccgggtcatggaggccttgccaacccgctgtctcccgggcaaaggagatacacccaataacatggagctacgatcacgaagattaattagaatgcgatcacccgaggagggtccccgaactggagctggtcctggaacgggtgtaagagcgagcggccagcggctggagggcgatgtgcaagagcgggccaccagctgggttcaacccgaagagctaccgccacacggaaacagcagccatcgacatcacccaagaaacgctgcgcctacgagacgtgttgcgactgccagacgacagtcgtccacacttgtgggtaccactaggcgccggatcatgtggacacacgaaatgaatgaattcgtgatccgcgcctattacatctgcactgctttggagacggacatgagcggtcgccctcgaatactaacaatgttcgaggaagcgtatccagagttcgtcgggaggcttgatcagaacgcgatgaacgcgaggcgtagagcgatagtacgcaacaacatgctctcccaaacgcaaatcgacgagatcaagcagcaggtgcagagagaaataagctccaggaacaacagagcaagcgatgtgtcgagacgaagttcagtacggctgagcaattcattcgcgagtggggcacgcgaatcagcgccagtggaggccacagtacaacaaccccctgagccggaagacccacagccagatcaacaactactacgcgatctggtcttccactacgacgaggcgatctcacagttccgcgacacagacccattgtcgcgccccaggatcccgaagttgcagcattcccgcaggctgacaagtgcagtaaagctcatgaacgagcacgttcttccgctgcacttggttgatgctgagaacatggaggagctgcaactgaaagtttactgtgctgctgtggcgaccgccaaaagtttaggataccgtattaggccaagaggcggactgctccaacatctccgtgaaaggcgtgagcctccatggcgaaggagattggagcaacggatcctaaacaagcgcgccgcaattggaagactgatggcgtacaaaagaggcagcagatcggcgaaattatgtcgccaagttgctgtgatcgtgcggcctactgaacttcgccagctgggagctcaccagctgacggaaaaactcgacacactggtacagcaattgagcgtccttacaaaacggctgaaacgttactctgactctgcaaagcgccaggaacaaaatcggatgttcagagataacgagaaagcgttctacgaccacattagcgacgagaagcccgactaccgcgaaggtttgccagatattagcgatgtgacgaacttctgggctggtatctgggagaccccagtagaacatcgcgacgggcaaatgtggttaagacgggaggaggagagttgtggtgaaattggagagatgc from Toxorhynchites rutilus septentrionalis strain SRP chromosome 3, ASM2978413v1, whole genome shotgun sequence encodes:
- the LOC129775030 gene encoding histone H2A-like, coding for MSGRGKGGKIKGKSKSRSNRAGLQFPVGRIHRLLKRGNYAERVGGGAPVYLAAVMEYLSAEVLELAGNAARDNKKSRIIPRHLQLAIRNDEELNKLLSGVTIAQGGVLPNIQAVLLPKKTEKKAQ